The proteins below are encoded in one region of Silene latifolia isolate original U9 population chromosome 2, ASM4854445v1, whole genome shotgun sequence:
- the LOC141644197 gene encoding MLP-like protein 31, with protein MAKIQKMDGKVELNCSAEKVFETLRANQPNVSQLCSDAVPGVTLHQGDWHCAGSTFKWDLNMGGKPTYVVERTDAIDVENMKITRSIIDGELLTHYKSLKTHFQPIPKGNGKSCVMTYSLEYEKIDENAPEPHEFYNFCHGVFKKLGHQLSTHN; from the exons ATGGCTAAAATTCAGAAGATGGACGGGAAAGTTGAGTTGAATTGCTCAGCTGAGAAAGTATTTGAAACACTTAGGGCTAATCAACCTAATGTTTCTCAACTTTGCTCCGACGCAGTTCCTGGAGTTACATTACACCAAGGTGACTGGCACTGTGCCGGTAGTACCTTCAAATGGGACTTGAACATGG GTGGTAAGCCAACATATGTGGTAGAGAGGACTGATGCAATTGATGTGGAGAACATGAAAATAACTCGTAGTATCATTGATGGCGAGTTACTGACTCACTACAAGTCGCTGAAAACTCATTTCCAGCCAATTCCGAAAGGGAATGGCAAGTCTTGCGTTATGACTTACAGTTTGGAGTATGAGAAGATCGATGAAAATGCACCCGAACCTCATGAGTTTTACAACTTCTGTCATGGTGTATTCAAGAAGTTGGGTCATCAACTCTCCACTCACAACTAG
- the LOC141644198 gene encoding MLP-like protein 43, translated as MAKIHKLEEKVELNCPAEKIFEMLRAKQSDIPEICSDKVPSIKVHQGDWLSVGSTRKWDLNIGEKSTYIIDRIDAIDEENMKITRSVIEGEIMTHYKSLVGYVQAIPKGNDNKSCIFIGSLEYEKINEDAPEPKEFLNFGIGVIKELGHSLNSVVN; from the exons ATGGCTAAAATCCACAAGCTCGAGGAGAAAGTTGAGCTGAATTGTCCGGCTGAGAAAATATTCGAAATGCTGAGGGCTAAACAATCCGATATCCCTGAGATTTGCTCCGACAAAGTTCCTAGTATCAAAGTACACCAAGGTGACTGGCTCAGTGTGGGTAGTACTCGCAAATGGGACTTGAACATCG GTGAGAAATCGACATATATCATAGACAGGATCGATGCAATTGATGAAGAGAACATGAAAATCACTCGCAGTGTGATCGAGGGGGAGATAATGACCCATTACAAGTCACTGGTAGGGTACGTCCAAGCAATTCCGAAAGGGAATGACAACAAGTCTTGCATTTTCATAGGTAGTTTGGAATATGAGAAAATCAATGAAGATGCACCCGAACCCAAAGAGTTTCTCAATTTCGGAATTGGTGTGATCAAGGAGTTGGGTCATAGCCTCAACTCTGTCGTTAACTAG